Genomic window (Dyadobacter fanqingshengii):
TGAATATCCGGTCATTTGCACTGTGGGAAAATTCTTTGGTTAGTAACGCAGTTATTGCCTGCGCTCTGTCATAAAGCTTTATCTCTTTTGTATCGTGATACATTTCCACTTTATCCGGAAAAATCTTCTTGGTTCCGCAAATGGAAATATCAACATTGTATTTTAAAGCATTGTGGATCAGTAGTTCATACATATCTGCGTCGAGCACATCATCGCAGTCCACGAAGCCAATGTATTTGCCTTGCGCGATTTTCAATCCATTATTTCTAGCGCTGGAAACACCTTGATTATTTTGATGGATAACAACAATTCTGCTATCTTTTTTTGCTAAATGATCACATATAGCACCGCATGCATCAGTGGATCCGTCATTAACCAGTATTAATTCAAAATCAGTGAAATTTTGTTTTAAAATCGAATCAATACTTGAAATAATATAGGCTTCCTTATTGTAAACGGGAACAATGATAGAAAGTTGAGGAATGTTGATTGTTGAGCTCATGCTTAATTTGCGGTTATAAGTCTGCTGGCTGCAGGCTTATTTAATTTTTGTTTTCTTAGCGTGATCATGAATGATTTTAAAGACAAATAATACATATATGCCTTTACCGGCTTCACGAATTTGATATAGTCCAATTCATGCATTACATCCATGATGAGTGATTTTTTCTCTTCTATTGAAAATGCCTTGGAAAGAAAAAGTGTTGAGCTGATCCATTTCAGTTTGGTAAAGTCCGAAGTCAGGTCCGTAATTCCGTTGCCCTTGAAAAACTCCTTAACCCAATGTATATACGCAACACTCGAATTGATCTTGCGAAGCACAACGCTGCGGTCTTTCAAATCCGAGGAAATATTGATGCCGCTTTCCCGGAAATACACGGTTGGCCCAGCCAAGGTAACAATTCCACCTTCACGGCCAAATTCTATCCAGGTTGCGTCATCGGAGCACCAGGCAAGATCGAAATTGACAAAGCCAGACTCAACATACTTTTTTCTGGAAAATATATACTCAACAACAGTGCTATTAACTTGATATTGAATCCTTTTGGAAAAGAAATCGTTGACAGCCATGCGCTGTGGAAACGGGTTACAGGTTTTTACCAGTTGGCCGTAGCGGTTGATTACTTTAATGTTGAAATGAAAAAGGTCGGTGCCTTCATTTTGGCTCAAACCTGCCAGGAATGTTTCCACACAATCGGCGCCCATCACATCATCATCTGAAAACAGCCATATCCATTCTTCATTGTCGGTCAAGGCAATGCATCTGTCCCAATGTGCAACCAAGTCCTGGCCGCCCAGATTGGCTTCAAACTTTTTGTAAGTCATTTTTATCCGCCCCTCGAAGCTGCGCACAATGCTATACAGGTCCTGCGGACTGTTGTCATCTCCTATATATAAGTGAAATTCCTGACTGGTCTGGCTTGCGATTGATTCGAGCGCATCGCGTAAAAAGTCGGCTTTGTAAGCTGGAATGACAATCGCTAATTTCTCTTTCATAATTGTGACTTCTAAATATGTTTTTTGCTGCCCGCGATTGAAACGCGATTTTTGTTTCGTTTTAACTGACTGTCTGCAATTCCTGCTCGGCAGTCACTTTTTGCAGCCATCTCATTTGCTGCTCGTACTCGTATAAATATTGGAATATATATAAGACAAAGACGTTGGTTATCATGAAGTTAATCGAGTAAACAGCGTCGGAAGTCAGGCTTGTCACAAGCAGCAGGCAGGTGTAATATTTCAGATAGTAATATTTTTCCGGCACGCGCATGCGGAACGATTTGTAAAAAATATACAGGTAGCTAAGCACTGCGAAAATGCCAAACATAACATATACACCAATGATGCCGACATCTGACAGGTAAAAGCCGTAAACATCTTCAAGATAAGTCGTAAAAGCGCCGTACGAGGAGGTGTTGTTGGGCAGACCGTTTCCAAAGATCCGCGACATGATGTTTGGAGAAAAGTCATTGATAAAATATTCGCCGGCAATGACGCGGATGTATTTATCGCCTTCGGAAACTGTTTCCTTCTGCGTTTCGGCCAGGCCTTTATAAATGTCAGAACCTTGCAGATAAATAATTCCCACGACGAAAAGCGCAACTACGCCAACTTTCATAGCCATAGAAGCTTTTCTGCCATAATGGAAAAGCAGAATAACTGCGACCAGGCCAATGGATTGTCTTGTAACCTGCAACAATGTGACGCCAATCCCCATTAATACAAAGCCAATGTAAAACCACTTGTAAGCATTTTTTTCAAGGCTTTTGTTTATCGCAATAAAAAAGGCCAGAAAAAATACGCCTGCACCGGGAAACAGGATGCGCACAATGCCACGGTCCTCAACGAACTCTTCCCGGAACCCGAAATACACAGTGTCGCTGTGCAGAAATTGGAAAAGGTAAAGGACAATATAAGCTACGCCAAAGATCATTACGACCCGCTCGATGAGCTCAATGGGATATTTTTTGTGCAGCAGAAAAAAGAAGGAAAACCAGATCAAATAAGGAATCGTGCTCACGCTGTAACTAAGTTGCTGGCCCCAGGATATGTAAGCCATTAAAATAGAGAAGACGACCGAGAAACTAATAATCTGGACCGGAAGTACGAAGCCTGATGCTTTGCGGAAAAAATGGGGAAGTGAAAGCAGAATTGTTCCCAGCATGAATGCGTAACTGATGTTTTTCAAAGCTCCGCCGCTTGCAATTTTTGCCGAAAAATAGTTCAGCGAAAAAAGCACCAGCATAAAGATGAAAATGAAATGATAATATCTGGAATTATTCATGATACGACGGCTAATTCATGCTTAACCACTTTCGCGGCGCTTTTGGAAGGGAAGAGCTTCTCCCGCAGGTTCAGAAAAGGTTTTTCAATGATCTCAGTAAAAAAAA
Coding sequences:
- a CDS encoding glycosyltransferase — protein: MSSTINIPQLSIIVPVYNKEAYIISSIDSILKQNFTDFELILVNDGSTDACGAICDHLAKKDSRIVVIHQNNQGVSSARNNGLKIAQGKYIGFVDCDDVLDADMYELLIHNALKYNVDISICGTKKIFPDKVEMYHDTKEIKLYDRAQAITALLTKEFSHSANDRIFTAEIARNVKFEGSMYEDTFYNFNALNLAEKIVFDDQVKYNYVVRDNSVSMTKFSTKYMDTVTFSKQMVQTCERSIPSIADEAKYFDLITNISLINLIFISGRQKYLNELRQATANLSDYYQYEFKRQIKPKHKYALMLFKTSPFVYEFLMKAYCNLANADVARKV
- a CDS encoding glycosyltransferase family 2 protein — translated: MKEKLAIVIPAYKADFLRDALESIASQTSQEFHLYIGDDNSPQDLYSIVRSFEGRIKMTYKKFEANLGGQDLVAHWDRCIALTDNEEWIWLFSDDDVMGADCVETFLAGLSQNEGTDLFHFNIKVINRYGQLVKTCNPFPQRMAVNDFFSKRIQYQVNSTVVEYIFSRKKYVESGFVNFDLAWCSDDATWIEFGREGGIVTLAGPTVYFRESGINISSDLKDRSVVLRKINSSVAYIHWVKEFFKGNGITDLTSDFTKLKWISSTLFLSKAFSIEEKKSLIMDVMHELDYIKFVKPVKAYMYYLSLKSFMITLRKQKLNKPAASRLITAN